Below is a window of Pseudomonas sp. B21-040 DNA.
AGCCGCCGCTGGACGAGGATTACATCGAGCCGGACATGGATTCGGCCTACAGTTATCTCGATGAGCTGGCGAGCGAACATACCGCCGAACCCGCGCCGGAACCGGAGCCGGAACCCGCTGCAATGCCGGCCACGGGCCTGGCGCTGCAATGGCTGGAGCTGTTCCCGAAACTGCCGATCTCCGGCATGACGGGCAGCATCGCGGCCAATTGCACACTGATATCCGTCGAGGGCGATCACTGGCTGATGCACCTGGACCCGGCCCACAGCGCCTTGTTCAACGCGACCCAGCAGCGTCGTCTCAACGATGCACTGAACCAGTTTCACGGGCGCACACTGACCCTGACCATGGAACTGATCAAGCCGGAACAGGAAACCCCGGCCCAGGCCGCGTCCAGGCGCCGTGCCAACCGTCAGCGCGAAGCCGAAGAGTCGATCCACGGTGATCCGTTCATCCAGCAAATGATGCAGCAGTTCGGTGCGGTGATCCGTAACGATACTATTGAACCTGTCGACGCTCTGGTCAGTCAGGGCTAATAACTGAAGGCGTTCGGTCACATGGGCCGGGCGCTGTTTTAATCCAAGTACTTTCGAGGTGATTCCCATGATGAAAGGTGGCATGGCCGGCCTGATGAAGCAGGCGCAGCAGATGCAGGAAAAAATGGCCAAGATGCAGGAAGAATTGGCCAATGCTGAAGTCATCGGTAAAGCCGGCGGCGATATGGTCACCGTGGTCATGACCGGTCGTCATGACGTCAAGAGCTTGACCATCGACCCAAGCCTGGTCGAAGGCCTGAGCGAAGACGACAAGGAAATGCTGGAAGCGGTCGTTGCCGCCGCCGTCAACGACGCTGTGCGCAAGATCGAAGCCAACAGCCAGGACAAAATGTCCGGCATGACCGCTGGCATGCAATTGCCGCCGGG
It encodes the following:
- a CDS encoding YbaB/EbfC family nucleoid-associated protein; translation: MMKGGMAGLMKQAQQMQEKMAKMQEELANAEVIGKAGGDMVTVVMTGRHDVKSLTIDPSLVEGLSEDDKEMLEAVVAAAVNDAVRKIEANSQDKMSGMTAGMQLPPGMKLPF